The nucleotide sequence GCACCATCGCCGACCTGGCGGTGGCGACCAACGCCGGGCAGATCAAGACCGGGGCTCCGTGCCGGACCGATCGGGTGGCCAAGTACAATCAGCTCCTTCGGATCGAAGAGGAACTGGGCGGCCAGGCCGTCTACGGCAGCGCGGTCTGGCGGAAGTTCTAGACGCTGCGCGAAGTCAGTACACAACAAAACGCCGGGATCCAAGTCCCGGCGTTTTTGATTCACATGTGCCGCTTCTACTCGGCGCGTCCGTTCAGGAGGCCACGGAGGTTTTGCCACCACGACGGCGTGAGTTTCTTCCTGAGCATCTTGATCGACTCGAAGACTTCGAGGCAGAAGATCGGATCGGCGTTGATCTGCCGGATCGCCCGGCCGATCGGCGGCCAGTCGATGGCGCCGGTCATCGGCAGCAGGTGCTGATCGGCGTCGCCGTCGTTGTCGTGGGCGTGGATGTAGTGGAGGAAGCCCTTGGTGCCGAGGATGTGCCGGGCGGGCGCCCGGTCGACCATGTGGGCGTGGCCGGTGTCGAAGCACAGCCCGATTCGCGGCGAATCGACGGCTTGGATGTCGCGGGCCAGTTGGCCGGTGTCCTGGCCGTAGGCGTAGCTGGGCGGCATGTTCTCGATCAGGAATCGCACGCCCATTTGCTCGGCGGCTGCATCGAGCGTTTGCAGGCCCTGGCGGAGGCTCTGGCTGCGGGCGGGATCGAACGGCGCCTCGGCTCCGGCTGAGTGAGCCACCAGCACCGTGGCGCCGATTCCCAACGCGACCTCGGCTTCGCGGGCGAGCAGATCGACCGCCTTCTGTCGGATCGATGCGTCGGGGGATGAGAGGTCGACCTGCGGGCCGTGCTCGGCGTGAAACGACTCAGCGGCCATGCCCTGATCGTCGAGCATTCGCCGGATTCGCTGGGCCGGCAGCGTGTGTTCGTAGTCCCGCACCACGTGGACGCGCACGATGCCCTGCTCGCGGATGAACGCGAGCGTCTGTGGTTCGGGAAAGTCCTTGAAACCGAAGGGTGCGACCGCGCTGAGTTGCATCGATACCGTCTCGCTGTCTGGGCCCGGCTAGTTGTTCTGATGGTTCGTGAGGCGTTTGCGGACGAACTCGGCCCTCATCTTGCTTCGCTGCTCGTCGTCGAGCTTATGGCCGGCGATCATCTGCAGGTGCGCCGGCTGAATGCTCAGGAACAGGTCGTTGACCGTTTCGAGCGTCACCTCGCTCAAGAGGCCCATGTGCACGCCCATCCGCACCTGCGAGAGCAAAAACATGGTTTCCTCGGAACTCATGGTGCGGGCGTACTTGAGCAGTCCCATCGCCCGGAAGACCTTGTCCTCGAGGACGGTCCGCTTCTGGTCGGCCAGAAGTTCGCGAGCCCGGATCTCGTATTCGGTGATCTTCGGGACGACCTCGTCGATGAACTCCTCGACGATTTCCTGCTCGGTCCGTCCGAGGGTGGCCTGGTTGGAGACCTGGTAGAAATCGCCCATCGCCTCGGTGCCTTCGCCGTAGAGGCCGCGGATGGCCAGGTTCATGTCCCTCGCCGCCCGCAGGACGCGTTCGATCTCGCCGGTGATCCGCAAAGCCGGCAGGTGCAGCATGACGGAGACGCGAATGCCCGTGCCCACGTTGGTGGGACAGGCGGTCAGATAGCCGAACTGCTCGTGGAAGGCGAACTCCAGACGCTGTTCGAGCTGGTCGTCCAGCGAGTTGATCCGGCTCCACGCCTCCTTGAGTCGCAGGCCGCTGAGGAGCACCTGCATCCGCAGGTGGTCTTCCTCGTTGACCATGATGGTGACGGTCTCGTCGGCGGCCACCGCCACGCCTCGCGGCCCCTCGGCTTCGGCGTGGTTGCGCGAGATCAACTGGCGCTCGACCAGAAGCAGGCGGTCGAGGGTCGAGGCCTCGTCGAGCCGCACGAAATGGTACTTGCCGGCCAGGTCGGTGCCGTTGACGCCGGCGACCACGAGATCCTGGACGTCGAGGCGCTGCTGCTCGGAGCACTTGGTCAGGAAGGGATACCCGGCCAGGTTGCGGGCCAGCCGCACCCGGCTGGAGATCACGATATCCGAATGGGGCCCATTGCCTCGAAGCCACTCTCCGCGGGTCTTGGCCAAATCGCTGAGGTTCATCACATCCATGCCTACTCCTGTTCCAGCGACGCGATCTGGTCGCGCAGAGCCGCCGCCCGTTCGTAGTCTTCGAGGCTGACCGCTTCCTCCAGCTCGTTTTTGAGGCGCATCAGTTCGTGCTGGCGTTTGTGCCGGTTTTCCTTGCCGCCCGGGATCTTGGCCACGTGCTGGGTGCGGCCGCCGTGGGCCCGCTCGATCAGACCCTCCAGCGGCTGCTTGAACACGTCATAGTCGTTCGGACATCCCAGAAGCCCGGAGTTACGGAACTGCAGGAACGTCATGCCGCATTCGGGGCAGGTCAACTGGGCGATCTGCTGGGCTCCAGCCTGCTGAAGCACGAACTTCTTGACCACCTGGTCGATCGGTTCGTGCGTTTTGGCCATGACCCCTTCTTCGCCGGCGCAATGCTCGCAGAGGTGTTTTTCCTGTTTCTCACCGTTGGCGATTTCGGTCAGGTGGACCGTGGCGGTGTGTTTCTTGCAGCGCTGGCACAGCATCGGTCAAATCCTTATCTCAAAGGGCGTTATCCAAAGTAGATCATATTCGGGCCTCTGCGCCAGGTCAACACAATGCCGCGTCGGCCGACCGGTCCCGGCCGCCTTGCCGGGCCAGTGGATTATCTGTATCATCCGCTAACTGCGGGACTTAAGCAAGTCCCAGAGTTTCTTCTGGGCCTCTTCAAACTCGCAGTAAGCCTGGTTGACCTGTTCGCGAATCTGCTGAAGCTGCGGGTCGGTCGCCTCGAGCGTTTCGCCCGCGATTTTGATCAGTTGAGTTAACTTGTTATTGACTCGGTCCAGGGTGCCCGCGGCGTCGGCGAAGGACCGGGCCGCCGCCATCAGGTTGGCGTATTCGACCTCTTCCTGCTCGGGTTTGTGCAAAAGGCGCCAGGGGTTTTGGCGGATTTCCTTGGCGGTCGCCTTGAGGTGGGCGGCGGTTTCGGCGAAGTTGTCGACCGCCGACTGGAGGGCGTCGCGATTCAGCGAGACGAACCGCTGGCCCGTGTCGGAGATCTCCCTGACGTTCTGGAGGCTTGTCTGGGCCAGGGACATCGACTCGTGGAGCCTGGCCAGCAGGCTCTCGGGATTCTCGCGGTTTGTTTCCTCCGCGAGCGGGGCGGATATCTCCTCGTCGAGGCGCTTGGCCGTCGTTTCGACATGGTTGAGCGTACGGTCGATCTTCGGCCGGTTCTCCTCGATCATCGCCTGGGTCGCAGCGAGCGACTCGTTGAGCTTGTCGAGGGCGGCGTAGACCCGGCCGAGCGCCGCCTCCTTGTCGCCGCGGTCGAGTTCGCCCTGCAGCACGTCGGTCAGGGCGTTGATCCGATCGACGGTGACGTGGACCTTGGCCATCAGGGCCGCCTGTTCCTCCGGGTTCATCTCGCGGCGCAGGCTGGTTGAGATGGCGTTCACGTCGTCGAGGCTGTGGTGAATTTTGGCGATGATCGATTGCGGGTTGTCCGGGTTTAGCTGTCCTTTGAGCTGGGCCAGCAGGCTGTCCGGCTGGGTTTCGTCCAGCTCGCGGGCGATTTTTTCGAGCAACTGGTTCATGCCGGCCGGCGGCTGGCCCTCGATCACGACGTCCGCGTCGATCCGCGGGCCCTCGTCGCCGGTGTCGGTGATTTTGAGGCTGCCGCCCTCGCCCAGGACGGCGGTGCCGATGCCGATCGCCGCGTCGCGATGGATCGTAAAGTGCTCCGGGATCTGGGCCTGCACGAGGACCGCGAGTTTGCCGGTCTGAGAGTCCTGGCGGTGCTGGATGGCGGTGACCTGTCCGACGTTGACGCCGCGGACCGAAACCGGGTCGCCGACCCGCAGTCCGCCGGTCTCTTCGAAGCGGACGGTGATGGTCTGCGTCTCGGTGAACATGCGGTCCCAGTTGCCGACAAAGCCCAGCACGGCCAGGAACAGCAGGATGACCACCGCCACGGTGATCCCGATCTTCAATTCGTTACGCTCCTGTCGCATATCGCTTCCTCTTGACCGGTTAGCCGGATGCCAGAAGGTTCTCGTATTCGCTCAATCCCTGCACATCGGTCAGCGGCCCGGCGCCCTCGCCCAGCAGGAACTGTCGGATCAGGCGGTCCTGCGGGTTTTCCAGGCTCTTCGGATCGGCCTTCCGCAGGCGGTCAAACTCGTCCCGTGTGCCTTCCCGCAACACCCTTCCCGCGTGCAGCATGACCATGCGGTCGGCGATGCGGAACGCGGAGCTCATCTCGTGCGTGACCACCACGGACGTGACGCCCAGCTTCTTGGTCAGCGAGAGGATCAGCTCGTCGATGGCGGCGCTGGTGACCGGGTCGAGTCCCGCCGACGGTTCGTCGTAGAACAGGATTTCCGGGTCCAGGGCGGTGGCGCGGGCCAGTCCGCCGCGCTTTTTCTGGCCCCCGGAGAGCTGCGAGGGCATCTTGTCGCGGTGCGGCAGCATTCTGACCTGTTCGAGTTTCATCGTCACGATAATGTTGATCACCGACGGATCGATGTCGCTATGCTCGCGCAGGGGCAGGGCCACGTTTTCGCCCAACGTCATCGAGTTGAACAGGGCGCCGGACTGGAACAGGATGCCGAACTTCTTGCGGGTTTCGTTGAGCTGCTGTTCATCCATCGTGGTGATGTCCTGACCGAACAGCAGCACGCGCCCCTCGTCGACGGGATACTCGCCGATCATGCAGTTCAGCAGGGTGCTCTTGCCGCAACCGCTGCCGCCCATGATGACGAGCGTCTCGCCGCGGAACGCCTTGAGGTTGATCCGGTCCAGCACTTTGACCGGCCGGCCATTGGGATCGGGAAACGTCTTGACCAGGTTGTCGACCTCGATCACGGCTTCGGCCATGCTACCATCCCAACACGTAGAACGCGGCGGTGAAGAGGCAGTCGGTCCCGATCAGGGAGACGATGCTGAGCACCACCGTATCGGTTGTCGCCCGGCCCACGCCGACCGCGCCGCCGCTGACCCGCAGGCCCTTGAGGCACGCGATCAGGCTGATCAGCAGCCCGAAGACTCCCGCCTTGACCAGGCCGGTGATAAAATCGCGGACCACCAGGGCGTCCTGGGTGTTCTGCAGGTACACGTGCGGGTCGATGCCCAGCATGAGGATGCTCGTGCCCGCGCCGCCGATGATGCCGACGACGTCGGAGATCACGGCCAGGCAGACCAGCATGAAGACGGTGGCCACAAACCGCGGCACGACGAGGAAGTTGATGGGGTTGAGGGCGTGGGCCCGCAGGGCTTTGACCTCCTCGGCTTCGACCATCGCCCCGATCTCCGCGGCGATCGACGCTCCGGCAAATCCGGACAGCACTACCGCGGTGATCAGCGGCCCCAGTTCGCGAAAGACCGCCACCGCGATGATGTTGGCCACCTTGTCCAACTGCCCGTAGTCCTTGAGCGTCGGCGCCATTTGCAGGGCCAGGATGATCCCGATGAAGACTTGGACCAGCACGATGATCGGAATGCTGCGATAGCCCACCCGCACCATCTGGGCGAACACCGATTCGCGGCGGAATTTCACGTCCCGCCGATAGGTTGCGGCCAGCGTCCACCAGAGGGTCTGGCCCAGCAGCACGGTCAGCCCGCCGAGGAACCGCGCCCCGCCTTCCAGGCCGTCGAGACCCGCGTAGACGCCTCGGCCGATCAGCACGAACGGCCGGGCCAGCCAACGGGTCTGTGACGAAACAGCGCT is from Phycisphaerae bacterium and encodes:
- a CDS encoding ABC transporter permease; protein product: MADSAVSSQTRWLARPFVLIGRGVYAGLDGLEGGARFLGGLTVLLGQTLWWTLAATYRRDVKFRRESVFAQMVRVGYRSIPIIVLVQVFIGIILALQMAPTLKDYGQLDKVANIIAVAVFRELGPLITAVVLSGFAGASIAAEIGAMVEAEEVKALRAHALNPINFLVVPRFVATVFMLVCLAVISDVVGIIGGAGTSILMLGIDPHVYLQNTQDALVVRDFITGLVKAGVFGLLISLIACLKGLRVSGGAVGVGRATTDTVVLSIVSLIGTDCLFTAAFYVLGW
- a CDS encoding protein arginine kinase; amino-acid sequence: MNLSDLAKTRGEWLRGNGPHSDIVISSRVRLARNLAGYPFLTKCSEQQRLDVQDLVVAGVNGTDLAGKYHFVRLDEASTLDRLLLVERQLISRNHAEAEGPRGVAVAADETVTIMVNEEDHLRMQVLLSGLRLKEAWSRINSLDDQLEQRLEFAFHEQFGYLTACPTNVGTGIRVSVMLHLPALRITGEIERVLRAARDMNLAIRGLYGEGTEAMGDFYQVSNQATLGRTEQEIVEEFIDEVVPKITEYEIRARELLADQKRTVLEDKVFRAMGLLKYARTMSSEETMFLLSQVRMGVHMGLLSEVTLETVNDLFLSIQPAHLQMIAGHKLDDEQRSKMRAEFVRKRLTNHQNN
- a CDS encoding MCE family protein, encoding MRQERNELKIGITVAVVILLFLAVLGFVGNWDRMFTETQTITVRFEETGGLRVGDPVSVRGVNVGQVTAIQHRQDSQTGKLAVLVQAQIPEHFTIHRDAAIGIGTAVLGEGGSLKITDTGDEGPRIDADVVIEGQPPAGMNQLLEKIARELDETQPDSLLAQLKGQLNPDNPQSIIAKIHHSLDDVNAISTSLRREMNPEEQAALMAKVHVTVDRINALTDVLQGELDRGDKEAALGRVYAALDKLNESLAATQAMIEENRPKIDRTLNHVETTAKRLDEEISAPLAEETNRENPESLLARLHESMSLAQTSLQNVREISDTGQRFVSLNRDALQSAVDNFAETAAHLKATAKEIRQNPWRLLHKPEQEEVEYANLMAAARSFADAAGTLDRVNNKLTQLIKIAGETLEATDPQLQQIREQVNQAYCEFEEAQKKLWDLLKSRS
- a CDS encoding sugar phosphate isomerase/epimerase; protein product: MQLSAVAPFGFKDFPEPQTLAFIREQGIVRVHVVRDYEHTLPAQRIRRMLDDQGMAAESFHAEHGPQVDLSSPDASIRQKAVDLLAREAEVALGIGATVLVAHSAGAEAPFDPARSQSLRQGLQTLDAAAEQMGVRFLIENMPPSYAYGQDTGQLARDIQAVDSPRIGLCFDTGHAHMVDRAPARHILGTKGFLHYIHAHDNDGDADQHLLPMTGAIDWPPIGRAIRQINADPIFCLEVFESIKMLRKKLTPSWWQNLRGLLNGRAE
- the eno gene encoding phosphopyruvate hydratase (catalyzes the formation of phosphoenolpyruvate from 2-phospho-D-glycerate in glycolysis) — translated: TIADLAVATNAGQIKTGAPCRTDRVAKYNQLLRIEEELGGQAVYGSAVWRKF
- a CDS encoding ATP-binding cassette domain-containing protein: MAEAVIEVDNLVKTFPDPNGRPVKVLDRINLKAFRGETLVIMGGSGCGKSTLLNCMIGEYPVDEGRVLLFGQDITTMDEQQLNETRKKFGILFQSGALFNSMTLGENVALPLREHSDIDPSVINIIVTMKLEQVRMLPHRDKMPSQLSGGQKKRGGLARATALDPEILFYDEPSAGLDPVTSAAIDELILSLTKKLGVTSVVVTHEMSSAFRIADRMVMLHAGRVLREGTRDEFDRLRKADPKSLENPQDRLIRQFLLGEGAGPLTDVQGLSEYENLLASG